In a genomic window of Pedobacter sp. KBS0701:
- a CDS encoding AraC family transcriptional regulator, with product MRGNTFPKNLSQNKGLSIRIISPGFGHISPESATQYGPVQRLPYYFLLFVLKGNSEEVIDGETIKVGRHELFFALPYQLRQLSTTRHGADYYKLGFDDECLSRLPRKFLFLLNPLNQMKISFLPDTSFRLCITFKTLHRLLRTADTDPELILAYLNSLLTEINAAYFIMHKKQTTGNLDKFLGFKLFVEENLTDQPPITEIAEKLALSTDGLYRIVKQHAGISPKEFITGRLILEARRRIYHNQKTSVKELAFELGFNDPGYFSRLFKKVTGKTIAGFYQDLSL from the coding sequence ATGCGTGGTAACACTTTTCCCAAAAACCTGAGTCAAAACAAAGGACTCTCTATACGTATCATTTCTCCTGGATTCGGGCATATATCGCCAGAGTCTGCGACTCAGTATGGTCCTGTGCAACGCTTACCTTACTATTTCCTTCTTTTCGTCTTAAAGGGTAATAGTGAGGAGGTTATCGATGGGGAGACTATCAAAGTTGGGAGACACGAACTTTTTTTTGCATTACCCTATCAGCTTAGGCAACTCTCTACAACCCGTCACGGCGCAGACTACTATAAACTAGGCTTCGATGACGAATGCCTTTCGCGATTGCCGAGAAAGTTCCTATTCCTGCTCAACCCCCTGAACCAGATGAAAATAAGCTTTTTGCCCGATACTTCATTTAGGCTTTGTATTACATTTAAAACCTTACATCGCCTGCTGCGTACTGCCGATACCGACCCGGAACTGATCCTGGCTTACCTGAACAGCCTGCTTACAGAAATAAATGCTGCTTATTTTATAATGCATAAAAAGCAGACAACGGGAAATCTTGATAAATTTTTAGGTTTCAAGCTATTTGTGGAAGAAAATCTTACTGATCAACCGCCGATAACTGAGATCGCAGAAAAACTGGCCTTAAGCACAGATGGTTTGTATAGGATTGTAAAACAGCATGCCGGCATCTCACCGAAGGAATTCATTACAGGCCGATTAATCCTTGAGGCAAGGCGTAGAATCTATCACAACCAAAAAACATCTGTAAAGGAACTGGCCTTTGAGCTTGGCTTTAATGACCCGGGCTATTTTTCACGTTTGTTTAAAAAAGTAACCGGTAAAACGATAGCCGGCTTTTATCAGGATTTGTCCTTGTAA
- a CDS encoding NAD(P)-dependent oxidoreductase, with protein sequence MDRQFGRILVTGASGLVGSRLLPRLSRAGYDCFALVRGKEVGAGVTAIDGDLFDPATLEKAVKGAKAIIHLAAVFRSSNTDLIWKSNLQGTQNLIDAVKTHAPDARFIFASTSHVYDTNNPHPGREDDVLNPQHAYPASKVAAEKELLESGLNWSVLRFPFVYGDGDSHLEELPKHVSAAKFHPAMRMSTIHHRDIYTAMMMALQGIMDSRVVNIADEAPTTLYELLHLVGETMISSAEPLVNPWYLHADTSLARGLGFQPSVRTVYQAVQENLL encoded by the coding sequence ATGGACAGACAATTTGGTAGAATATTGGTAACCGGTGCAAGCGGCTTAGTAGGTTCGAGGCTTTTGCCCCGCCTTTCCAGAGCAGGGTATGATTGTTTCGCCCTCGTACGTGGGAAGGAAGTCGGGGCCGGCGTAACGGCTATAGATGGGGATTTGTTTGATCCCGCAACGCTGGAAAAAGCGGTAAAAGGCGCGAAAGCCATCATTCACCTGGCAGCCGTGTTCCGCTCATCGAATACGGACCTGATCTGGAAGAGTAACCTTCAGGGCACGCAAAACCTCATAGATGCCGTAAAGACCCATGCCCCGGATGCACGCTTCATTTTTGCAAGTACCAGCCACGTTTACGATACAAACAATCCACATCCCGGCCGGGAGGACGATGTGCTTAACCCACAGCATGCCTATCCGGCCAGCAAAGTGGCTGCTGAAAAGGAATTACTTGAAAGCGGATTGAACTGGTCAGTTCTTCGTTTCCCATTTGTTTATGGGGATGGCGACAGCCACCTGGAAGAATTGCCCAAACACGTATCCGCGGCTAAATTTCATCCGGCGATGCGGATGAGCACCATCCACCACCGCGATATATATACTGCTATGATGATGGCTTTGCAGGGAATCATGGACAGCCGGGTGGTCAATATCGCAGATGAGGCACCAACAACACTTTACGAATTATTGCACCTTGTTGGTGAAACCATGATCTCATCCGCGGAGCCGCTGGTCAACCCCTGGTACCTGCATGCTGATACTTCGCTGGCCCGCGGTTTGGGCTTTCAACCCTCCGTGAGAACGGTTTATCAGGCGGTGCAGGAAAACCTGCTCTGA
- a CDS encoding Crp/Fnr family transcriptional regulator: MEAMINLILQFGDLNKQQIDFLLSKVEMLEFKKDDYLSEAGKVPRYMAFVLEGVFRFCYYNNKGEEVTNYFVEEGNFVVDNEKFESQIAASEYVQAVTDCKVLVFNKKNWDDISRTIVGWEMMKANMVKKCLTLAMERRSPLVSEDATRRYLSFIEGFPNLINRIPLSHVASYLGITQQSLSRIRRNIR, encoded by the coding sequence ATGGAAGCGATGATAAATCTTATCCTGCAGTTTGGTGACCTGAATAAACAGCAGATCGACTTTTTACTGAGCAAGGTTGAAATGCTCGAATTTAAAAAAGATGATTACCTCTCTGAAGCCGGGAAGGTGCCCCGTTATATGGCGTTTGTGCTGGAAGGCGTGTTCCGCTTCTGTTATTATAACAACAAGGGCGAAGAGGTCACCAATTATTTTGTAGAAGAAGGCAATTTTGTAGTTGATAATGAAAAATTCGAATCGCAGATCGCAGCGTCCGAATATGTACAGGCCGTTACCGATTGCAAAGTGCTTGTGTTCAACAAAAAAAACTGGGATGATATATCCCGCACCATTGTGGGCTGGGAAATGATGAAAGCCAACATGGTAAAAAAGTGCCTGACGCTGGCAATGGAGCGGCGCAGTCCGCTGGTTTCAGAAGACGCCACCAGGCGTTACCTGTCCTTTATTGAGGGCTTTCCCAATCTGATCAACCGCATCCCGCTTTCGCATGTGGCCTCCTACTTGGGCATCACCCAGCAATCGCTTAGCAGAATACGTCGTAACATTCGTTAG